A window of Argopecten irradians isolate NY chromosome 1, Ai_NY, whole genome shotgun sequence contains these coding sequences:
- the LOC138321761 gene encoding sodium- and chloride-dependent glycine transporter 1-like isoform X2, whose translation MAANTSRGNWSNRLEFLFSCIGVTVGLGNIWRFPYICYKNGGGAFLIPYFLFLVIIGSPGVFLQFTYAQYSNLGPGKVWECCPLFKGVGYGMMTLTAVLGLYYTVIISWTLYYFGMSFSSTIPWSTCDNHWNTRLCFARTMGNYNDTGNFTIQANYLNSTLNTYANGSLLKTPPEEFWEKNVLELTESIQTLGTVRWPLLLCGLVTSVIIFLCLIRGIHTSGKVMYVMATVPYIFLITLLVRGLTLPGSLQGLRYYMVWVDGATQTIYSLGLPSSALIALASHNKFHNNMYRDAIFITICDAFTSWFAGCVVFVTLGYMADQTNLSIKEVVDQGPGVAFIVYPEALATLKFPQLWSAIFFLVLFTVGLDSQVVHIQLLYIGLTDSWPKIFGRNKLLTVAGIISVSTLIGIIFTTQGGMYVVQLMDWYLSSISLMVLVGTEVTALAWVYGADRLYNDIEAMIGYKPTKLWMLLWKFIMPILYACLWLVGVINHQPVAYGSTPYPGWSIGIGWIIALLPLIPIPLTVLITLKRQKGSLRQRLSQSLKPTREWQPADSSRQNSSEVQMKLNENNDDPI comes from the exons ATGGCGGCGAACACGTCCCGTGGAAACTGGTCGAACCGATTGGAGTTTTTGTTTTCGTGTATTGGAGTTACTGTTGGGCTCGGAAATATTTGGAGATTTCCTtacatttgttataaaaatggcggag GTGCCTTCCTCATTCCCTATTTCCTGTTCCTTGTTATAATTGGATCGCCGGGTGTTTTCCTACAGTTTACATATGCTCAGTACTCAAATCTAGGACCAGGAAAAGTCTGGGAATGCTGTCCCTTATTCAAAG GTGTTGGCTACGGTATGATGACGCTCACTGCCGTCCTGGGGTTATATTACACTGTCATCATCTCGTGGACGCTGTACTATTTCGGTATGTCTTTTTCGTCCACCATTCCATGGTCAACGTGCGATAATCACTGGAACACACGACTGTGCTTCGCCAGGACTATGGGGAATTATAATGATACTGGAAACTTCACCATACAAGCGAATTATCTGAACTCCACTCTCAACACGTACGCAAATGGGTCACTACTGAAAACACCCCCCGAAGAATTCTGGGA gAAAAATGTCCTAGAACTCACAGAGAGCATCCAAACCCTAGGCACGGTCCGTTGGCCATTGCTCCTGTGTGGGTTGGTCACGTCAGTCATCATATTTCTTTGTCTCATTAGGGGAATACATACCTCGGGAAAG GTGATGTATGTGATGGCGACTGTCCCCTATATTTTCCTGATAACTCTCCTAGTCCGTGGCCTGACACTTCCGGGCTCCCTACAGGGACTTCGATACTACATG GTATGGGTTGACGGCGCCACGCAGACTATATACTCTCTCGGCTTGCCTTCAAGTGCTCTAATTGCTTTGGCCAGTCATAATAAATTCCATAACAACATGTACAG AGACgctatatttattacaatatgtGATGCGTTCACCAGCTGGTTTGCCGGATGTGTTGTGTTTGTAACGCTAGGTTACATGGCAGATCAGACGAACCTGTCAATAAAGGAAGTAGTGGACCAAG GTCCCGGTGTAGCGTTTATAGTGTATCCCGAGGCCCTCGCCACTCTCAAATTTCCGCAACTATGGTCGGCCATCTTCTTCCTGGTCCTCTTTACTGTTGGACTCGACTCCCAG GTCGTACATATACAGCTACTGTACATTGGATTGACAGATAGCTGGCCAAAGATATTCGGCAGGAACAAACTACTAACAGTAGCAGGAATCATCAGTGTATCAACATTAATTGGAATTATATTTACCACACAG GGTGGAATGTATGTTGTTCAGTTGATGGACTGGTATCTCTCCAGTATATCACTGATGGTTCTGGTCGGTACAGAAGTCACAGCTCTAGCATGGGTATACG GTGCCGACCGTCTCTACAATGATATTGAAGCCATGATCGGTTACAAGCCAACGAAACTATGGATGTTACTTTGGAAGTTTATCATGCCTATTCTTTACGCG TGTTTATGGCTAGTAGGTGTGATAAACCATCAGCCGGTGGCGTACGGTTCGACTCCCTATCCTGGCTGGTCTATAGGAATTGGGTGGATTATCGCACTTCTACCTCTCATCCCTATACCACTCACGGTATTAATTACACTGAAGCGTCAGAAAGGATCTCTAAGACAG AGACTTTCTCAATCGTTGAAGCCCACTCGTGAATGGCAGCCCGCTGATTCTTCCCGCCAAAACAGCAGCGAGGTTCAgatgaaattaaatgaaaacaacGATGATCCTATTTGA
- the LOC138321761 gene encoding sodium- and chloride-dependent glycine transporter 1-like isoform X1, which translates to MAANTSRGNWSNRLEFLFSCIGVTVGLGNIWRFPYICYKNGGGAFLIPYFLFLVIIGSPGVFLQFTYAQYSNLGPGKVWECCPLFKGVGYGMMTLTAVLGLYYTVIISWTLYYFGMSFSSTIPWSTCDNHWNTRLCFARTMGNYNDTGNFTIQANYLNSTLNTYANGSLLKTPPEEFWEKNVLELTESIQTLGTVRWPLLLCGLVTSVIIFLCLIRGIHTSGKVMYVMATVPYIFLITLLVRGLTLPGSLQGLRYYMVPRWEELLKFSVWVDGATQTIYSLGLPSSALIALASHNKFHNNMYRDAIFITICDAFTSWFAGCVVFVTLGYMADQTNLSIKEVVDQGPGVAFIVYPEALATLKFPQLWSAIFFLVLFTVGLDSQVVHIQLLYIGLTDSWPKIFGRNKLLTVAGIISVSTLIGIIFTTQGGMYVVQLMDWYLSSISLMVLVGTEVTALAWVYGADRLYNDIEAMIGYKPTKLWMLLWKFIMPILYACLWLVGVINHQPVAYGSTPYPGWSIGIGWIIALLPLIPIPLTVLITLKRQKGSLRQRLSQSLKPTREWQPADSSRQNSSEVQMKLNENNDDPI; encoded by the exons ATGGCGGCGAACACGTCCCGTGGAAACTGGTCGAACCGATTGGAGTTTTTGTTTTCGTGTATTGGAGTTACTGTTGGGCTCGGAAATATTTGGAGATTTCCTtacatttgttataaaaatggcggag GTGCCTTCCTCATTCCCTATTTCCTGTTCCTTGTTATAATTGGATCGCCGGGTGTTTTCCTACAGTTTACATATGCTCAGTACTCAAATCTAGGACCAGGAAAAGTCTGGGAATGCTGTCCCTTATTCAAAG GTGTTGGCTACGGTATGATGACGCTCACTGCCGTCCTGGGGTTATATTACACTGTCATCATCTCGTGGACGCTGTACTATTTCGGTATGTCTTTTTCGTCCACCATTCCATGGTCAACGTGCGATAATCACTGGAACACACGACTGTGCTTCGCCAGGACTATGGGGAATTATAATGATACTGGAAACTTCACCATACAAGCGAATTATCTGAACTCCACTCTCAACACGTACGCAAATGGGTCACTACTGAAAACACCCCCCGAAGAATTCTGGGA gAAAAATGTCCTAGAACTCACAGAGAGCATCCAAACCCTAGGCACGGTCCGTTGGCCATTGCTCCTGTGTGGGTTGGTCACGTCAGTCATCATATTTCTTTGTCTCATTAGGGGAATACATACCTCGGGAAAG GTGATGTATGTGATGGCGACTGTCCCCTATATTTTCCTGATAACTCTCCTAGTCCGTGGCCTGACACTTCCGGGCTCCCTACAGGGACTTCGATACTACATGGTGCCGAGATGGGAAGAGCTCCTTAAATTTTCG GTATGGGTTGACGGCGCCACGCAGACTATATACTCTCTCGGCTTGCCTTCAAGTGCTCTAATTGCTTTGGCCAGTCATAATAAATTCCATAACAACATGTACAG AGACgctatatttattacaatatgtGATGCGTTCACCAGCTGGTTTGCCGGATGTGTTGTGTTTGTAACGCTAGGTTACATGGCAGATCAGACGAACCTGTCAATAAAGGAAGTAGTGGACCAAG GTCCCGGTGTAGCGTTTATAGTGTATCCCGAGGCCCTCGCCACTCTCAAATTTCCGCAACTATGGTCGGCCATCTTCTTCCTGGTCCTCTTTACTGTTGGACTCGACTCCCAG GTCGTACATATACAGCTACTGTACATTGGATTGACAGATAGCTGGCCAAAGATATTCGGCAGGAACAAACTACTAACAGTAGCAGGAATCATCAGTGTATCAACATTAATTGGAATTATATTTACCACACAG GGTGGAATGTATGTTGTTCAGTTGATGGACTGGTATCTCTCCAGTATATCACTGATGGTTCTGGTCGGTACAGAAGTCACAGCTCTAGCATGGGTATACG GTGCCGACCGTCTCTACAATGATATTGAAGCCATGATCGGTTACAAGCCAACGAAACTATGGATGTTACTTTGGAAGTTTATCATGCCTATTCTTTACGCG TGTTTATGGCTAGTAGGTGTGATAAACCATCAGCCGGTGGCGTACGGTTCGACTCCCTATCCTGGCTGGTCTATAGGAATTGGGTGGATTATCGCACTTCTACCTCTCATCCCTATACCACTCACGGTATTAATTACACTGAAGCGTCAGAAAGGATCTCTAAGACAG AGACTTTCTCAATCGTTGAAGCCCACTCGTGAATGGCAGCCCGCTGATTCTTCCCGCCAAAACAGCAGCGAGGTTCAgatgaaattaaatgaaaacaacGATGATCCTATTTGA